A single window of Paracoccus albus DNA harbors:
- a CDS encoding aspartate/glutamate racemase family protein has translation MRPIGILGGMSWVSTAHYYATLNRMAAERMGGLHSARILLHSVDFAPIAQMQKDDDWEGAGALLADAARGLEAAGAGLLLIAANTMHLVADQVAAAVDLPLIHIADATAAAISAAGLRRPGLIATAYTMDRRFYRDRLEAAGLSPVLPDADTRQEIHRIIFDELVRDEVRDESRRFYEKAAAKLVAEGADCVILGCTEVGLLLNAGNVPAPVFDTVEIHCRAAIEAASFETGEVYV, from the coding sequence ATGCGGCCTATCGGAATTCTCGGTGGCATGTCCTGGGTATCTACCGCGCACTACTATGCTACGCTGAACCGGATGGCGGCGGAAAGAATGGGCGGGCTTCATTCGGCGCGGATATTGCTGCATTCGGTGGACTTTGCACCGATTGCCCAGATGCAGAAGGATGATGATTGGGAAGGTGCGGGTGCGCTTCTGGCGGATGCCGCGCGCGGGTTGGAGGCTGCCGGTGCGGGTCTGCTGCTGATCGCGGCGAATACTATGCATCTGGTCGCCGATCAGGTTGCCGCTGCGGTCGATCTGCCGCTGATCCATATCGCCGATGCGACGGCTGCCGCGATCTCTGCCGCGGGGCTGCGCCGTCCGGGGCTGATCGCTACGGCCTATACGATGGACCGGCGTTTTTACCGCGACCGGCTGGAGGCTGCGGGCCTTTCGCCCGTGCTGCCAGATGCAGATACACGGCAAGAAATTCACCGGATCATTTTCGACGAACTGGTCCGCGACGAGGTCCGCGACGAAAGCCGTCGGTTCTATGAAAAGGCGGCAGCGAAGCTGGTGGCAGAGGGGGCGGATTGCGTGATCCTTGGCTGCACAGAGGTCGGATTGCTGCTGAATGCGGGTAATGTGCCTGCACCAGTCTTCGACACCGTCGAAATTCACTGCCGGGCGGCGATCGAGGCCGCATCTTTCGAGACAGGAGAGGTATATGTTTGA
- the fabG gene encoding 3-oxoacyl-[acyl-carrier-protein] reductase: MFDLTGKRALITGASGGIGGAVAEALHTAGATVALSGTREGPLNELAGKLGERAHVVTANLGDPDAVEALPKAAVEAMGGVDILVNNAGITRDNLFMRMSDEEWAQVIDVNLTSSFRLCRGVLRGMMKARWGRIVNITSVVGATGNPGQGNYAAAKAGLVGMSKSLAYEVASRGITVNCIAPGFIATAMTEKLNDDQKGKILTQIPAGAMGSPNDIGAAVLYLSSPESGYVTGATLHVNGGMAML, translated from the coding sequence ATGTTTGATCTGACAGGGAAACGTGCGCTTATAACCGGTGCTTCGGGCGGCATCGGCGGCGCGGTGGCAGAGGCGCTGCACACAGCCGGGGCGACGGTTGCACTGTCGGGCACGCGCGAGGGGCCGCTGAACGAACTGGCGGGAAAGCTGGGAGAACGCGCCCATGTCGTCACCGCGAATCTGGGCGATCCGGATGCGGTCGAAGCGCTGCCGAAAGCCGCGGTCGAGGCGATGGGCGGGGTGGATATTCTGGTAAACAATGCCGGAATCACCCGCGACAACCTATTCATGCGCATGTCCGACGAAGAATGGGCCCAGGTGATCGACGTGAACCTGACGTCAAGCTTCCGGCTGTGCCGTGGCGTACTGCGCGGAATGATGAAGGCGCGGTGGGGACGCATCGTCAATATCACCTCTGTCGTCGGTGCGACTGGCAATCCGGGACAGGGCAACTATGCCGCTGCCAAGGCCGGGCTGGTCGGCATGTCCAAATCGCTGGCGTATGAGGTGGCAAGCCGTGGCATAACCGTCAATTGCATCGCGCCGGGCTTTATCGCCACGGCAATGACGGAAAAGCTGAACGACGATCAGAAAGGCAAGATCCTGACGCAGATACCCGCAGGCGCGATGGGCAGTCCGAACGATATCGGTGCAGCGGTGCTTTACCTTTCCAGCCCCGAATCGGGATACGTCACTGGCGCGACTTTGCACGTCAATGGCGGCATGGCGATGCTGTAA